The genomic segment TATATTTTTTAGAATTTCTTCTAATTCATCTCCTATAAATACTGATATTATAGCTGGTGGAGCTTCGTGTCCTCCTAGTCTACAATCATTTCCTGGAGTGGCACAAGACGCTCTTAAAACATCTGCATATCTGTCAACTCCTTCTAGTATTGCTGTTAAAAATACTAAAAATTGAAGATTATTTTTTGATAAAGAAGATGGGTCTAATAAATTTTCTCCTAAGTTAGTTGATAGCGACCAGTTACAGTGCTTTCCAGAACCGTTAACACCTTTAAATGGTTTTTCATGTAATAAAGCACTTAAATTGTGTCTATCTGCTACTTTCTTTATTATATCCATTGTCAATTGATTTTGATCTACAGCTACATTAGCAGTTGTAAACATAAGCGCTATTTCAAATTGATTTGGAGCTACTTCATTATGCTTAGTTTTAGCCATAATTCCTATTTTCCATAATTCCGCATCGATTTCATTCATTACTCTTTCAACTTTTTCTTTAATACTTCCATAGTAATGATCATTTAACTCCTGCCCTTTTGGAGGTAACGATCCAAAAATTGTTCTTCCTGAAAGCATTAAATCTTGACGTTTCTCTAAAAATTTCTTCTCTATTAAGAAATACTCTTGCTCTAATCCTAATGTGTTTGTTATTGAAGTTACGTCTGATTTAGGATCTAATATTTTCTTTAATCTTAATGCTTGTTCTGATATAAAATCTATCGATCTTAAAAGCGGAACTTTTTTATCTAAAGCCATTTGGTTATATCCTATGAATGCTGTCGGAATATATAATGACTTTGATAGTCCCTCTCCTCTTAAAAACATTGGTGATTTACAATCCCATGCTGTATATCCTCTAGCTTCAAAAGTTGATCTAACTCCTCCATTTGGGAATGAAGATGTATCAGCTTCACCTTTTATAAGCTCTTTTCCTGAAAATTGTGATACACAAGTTCCATCTGAAGACATAGAAATAAACGAATCATGCTTCTCAGCAGTTAACTCTGTTAACGGTTGAAACCAGTGAGTAAAATGTGTAGCTCCATTTTCTGTAGCCCAATTTTTAACTGCATTTGCTATAGAGTCTGCTAGTTCAATTGATAATTCCTTTTCTCCATTCTGAACTTTTTTAAACTCCTTAAAATACGATTCTGGTATTCTGCTTTTTAACTTATCCTCTGTAAAGCAAAACTTTCCAAAAATTTCTAGCATGTTGTTCATAAATCCTCCCTTTTTATTCTACATTGTCGAACGGTATTCTTTAATAAAAAACTGTTACATTTACAATATACTATTTTAAGACTTTTGTCAATAGCAAAAATAAAAAAAGAGGAGTTAGTACTCCTCTCGTGCTCCTAATTCGAACGATATTTTTTTTCCTATTGAAACCATTTTTGGTGCTAACTTAGGAAGTATATGCATTAATTTTTCCCTTGTAGCCATTATTGAAGCGGTTCCTACAAAAACATTATTTACTTTAAATATGGGAACTGATATACAATAAATTCCCAATTCAACTTCAGACCTCTCTA from the Candidatus Cetobacterium colombiensis genome contains:
- a CDS encoding glutamine synthetase III family protein; translation: MNNMLEIFGKFCFTEDKLKSRIPESYFKEFKKVQNGEKELSIELADSIANAVKNWATENGATHFTHWFQPLTELTAEKHDSFISMSSDGTCVSQFSGKELIKGEADTSSFPNGGVRSTFEARGYTAWDCKSPMFLRGEGLSKSLYIPTAFIGYNQMALDKKVPLLRSIDFISEQALRLKKILDPKSDVTSITNTLGLEQEYFLIEKKFLEKRQDLMLSGRTIFGSLPPKGQELNDHYYGSIKEKVERVMNEIDAELWKIGIMAKTKHNEVAPNQFEIALMFTTANVAVDQNQLTMDIIKKVADRHNLSALLHEKPFKGVNGSGKHCNWSLSTNLGENLLDPSSLSKNNLQFLVFLTAILEGVDRYADVLRASCATPGNDCRLGGHEAPPAIISVFIGDELEEILKNIDKIVPVNETKENMEFGVKNFTRIPKDISDRNRTSPFAFTGNKFEFRMPGSSASASTPTFIINTIIGTIIKEYADYLETKDPKDLKKDLIDLIKDRYEKHKRILFNGNGYDGSWKVEAEKRGLKNLKNTLEGLKVYKQENIIELFKNAKVLSPEELDARYLVYCERYIKQINIEGSSMIRIARNEIYPALMEYAAKISRSILSLKEVLGDDEFLVSDKAHLVKLLAGKNRLKDYLAQLESQLVVANELEGLYDKVVYLNKEIIPLLSCLRDIIDLLEHQVEKKTWPVPTYEDMLFRL